The genomic region tataaatttctaAAAGATGTGTAAACATTCATACATACAAGAATTAATGAGgttgtgaaaaaaaaaaaagtaataaatacTAATCTATTAAAGgcaaaataataatagtcaTATCTTTTACATTACTATTTTCAGTAGACATATAAACAGAGTGAACCTtatgtattaatttttttgatgattcaaataaagaattattatttgatttattaaaaagaaactTAACTAAATTATGTGAATTATACACTTGGCTTATTGTATGACTAACTAATATAAGGAAACCACttgtattaatatttaatttaacaTCAATAACATCTGGAGTATTTGATAAACcaaatttaatgaaattaaataagCCTATTGcttttgttatatttaaagtttttagatcacttttttcattaaattgaTTTAAATAATCTATATTTTTCCATGTGTTTTTGTTTTCACTTTCAGAATCATCATTTATTATACAACCATATGAAAGtattctttctttttcttctttatttaaaacatcatgcttttttgtaattaataTTGTTTCATAAAGTGTATTACTATTATAATAGTTTTTTACatcttctttctttttttcatctttattttttactaaaattGTTTGTATATTTCCAATATTAAGTattgttaaaattttatgtttttttgaATAAGCACATACACATAAAGAGCAACCTGAATTAAAAGATTCTTGTaaatttatctttatataattatttgtatcatttattgatgataataatatatattcaatttGTTCAGATAACCatagattttttttattttcgtaaaaactttttaaattgGACAATATcgtttttaataaatgaaaaacaaTATTGTCACATACCCTTATACTATTTTTACCTATACCTGAAATAATTCCAGcaatttttaaatcataagcttgtatgaaaaaaaattgctcataattattaaaatatatataatcattGTCATTTTTTGATTCATAATACTCATTTTGATTCCCTTTCATACAAACAACAGAAAAAGAATTCATTAtactttcttctttttcaatcTTAGGtataatttctattttttttaattgaaaatttttttctactgAATTGGTATCACTTAACTTTCCATGAGCACAATATATACTATTATTTACTCTATtaccttttaatttttgaattACATTCTCTTTTATAATTAGACTAGagcattttttattatttttattcatatcatttaaaaaaatttcttgttctatatttctatttaattttttttttatatatattaaatctTTGTCTACATTTTTGATAgaacttttattttcataactCTCTTTGTTTCGGCTTTCtgttgtattttttatattgttatttaaattattttgtctgtttttatttttatcaaataatttaagttTAATGTTTGATAAAGGAatgtctttttttaa from Plasmodium relictum strain SGS1 genome assembly, chromosome: 5 harbors:
- a CDS encoding serine/threonine protein phosphatase, putative; this translates as MKHLLNTLKIIKDCCTRREEFKESNYKQLLDLLPLGESYDDINEKNLHILKKDIPLSNIKLKLFDKNKNRQNNLNNNIKNTTESRNKESYENKSSIKNVDKDLIYIKKKLNRNIEQEIFLNDMNKNNKKCSSLIIKENVIQKLKGNRVNNSIYCAHGKLSDTNSVEKNFQLKKIEIIPKIEKEESIMNSFSVVCMKGNQNEYYESKNDNDYIYFNNYEQFFFIQAYDLKIAGIISGIGKNSIRVCDNIVFHLLKTILSNLKSFYENKKNLWLSEQIEYILLSSINDTNNYIKINLQESFNSGCSLCVCAYSKKHKILTILNIGNIQTILVKNKDEKKKEDVKNYYNSNTLYETILITKKHDVLNKEEKERILSYGCIINDDSESENKNTWKNIDYLNQFNEKSDLKTLNITKAIGLFNFIKFGLSNTPDVIDVKLNINTSGFLILVSHTISQVYNSHNLVKFLFNKSNNNSLFESSKKLIHKVHSVYMSTENSNVKDMTIIILPLID